The following proteins are co-located in the Gloeocapsa sp. PCC 7428 genome:
- a CDS encoding PspA/IM30 family protein, whose translation MGLIDRIGRVFRSNVNSLVSNAEDPEKILEQTVAQMQDELVQLRQAVASAIATQKRTERQAQQAQFTAEEWYRRAQLALQQGNDTLAREALTKRKSYQETASAMQSQIEQQNAIVSRMKKDMQTLESKISEAKSKKDMFIARARSAEATARLNEMLGGVNTSQSLGAFERMEERVMQLEAQSELIADMGTDDLQKQFDSLAAGDDIDAELARMKAQLPGTPNSPQLPGISTTQDRNIERRE comes from the coding sequence ATGGGATTGATTGACCGCATCGGGCGGGTATTTAGATCGAATGTCAATTCTTTAGTCAGTAATGCGGAAGATCCAGAAAAGATTTTAGAGCAGACAGTCGCACAGATGCAGGATGAACTCGTGCAACTCAGGCAAGCGGTAGCAAGTGCGATCGCCACACAAAAACGTACCGAACGTCAAGCACAACAAGCGCAATTTACCGCCGAAGAATGGTATCGCCGCGCGCAACTAGCACTACAACAAGGAAATGATACCTTAGCCCGCGAAGCCCTAACAAAACGCAAGTCTTACCAAGAAACCGCCAGCGCCATGCAATCGCAGATCGAGCAACAAAATGCGATCGTCAGTCGCATGAAAAAGGATATGCAGACGCTAGAAAGCAAAATATCCGAAGCCAAATCGAAAAAAGATATGTTTATTGCACGGGCGCGATCGGCAGAAGCAACCGCAAGACTCAATGAAATGCTTGGTGGGGTTAATACGAGTCAATCCTTAGGTGCTTTTGAACGCATGGAAGAACGCGTGATGCAACTCGAAGCGCAATCAGAATTAATCGCCGACATGGGAACCGACGATCTACAAAAACAATTTGACTCGCTAGCAGCGGGCGATGATATTGATGCCGAACTCGCACGCATGAAAGCACAGCTACCTGGTACGCCAAACTCGCCGCAATTACCTGGAATTTCTACCACTCAAGATAGAAATATCGAACGTAGGGAATAA
- a CDS encoding DciA family protein produces the protein MSFKSLEQLVGAFIEQNALHEQPLPRVVKCWADVVGAAVAAHTRPLSIQRNILWVATSSAAWAQNLTFERQRILTKLNPYLPPNNLLVDIRFSTAGWQRSPTINQDNTPIKNDHPSYIVTAATRKNHLRAVPENPRAAFQHWQNTTRSRSHGLPLCPQCQSPTPPGELQRWEVCSFCAAKKW, from the coding sequence ATGTCTTTCAAATCGCTTGAGCAACTTGTGGGTGCTTTTATTGAGCAGAACGCTTTGCACGAGCAACCGTTGCCACGTGTCGTTAAGTGTTGGGCTGATGTTGTTGGTGCTGCGGTGGCGGCGCATACGCGCCCGCTTTCGATTCAACGTAATATTTTGTGGGTGGCAACATCGAGCGCGGCTTGGGCGCAAAATCTTACTTTTGAACGCCAGCGCATCTTAACGAAACTCAACCCTTATTTACCACCAAATAATCTCTTAGTTGATATTCGCTTCTCTACAGCAGGATGGCAGCGATCGCCAACGATTAACCAAGACAATACACCAATAAAAAACGATCATCCTAGCTATATTGTCACAGCGGCGACGCGTAAAAATCACCTCCGCGCTGTGCCAGAAAATCCGCGTGCGGCGTTTCAACACTGGCAGAATACAACGCGATCGCGATCGCACGGGCTACCCCTTTGTCCGCAATGTCAATCTCCTACACCCCCAGGAGAACTACAGCGCTGGGAAGTTTGCTCGTTTTGTGCTGCTAAAAAATGGTAG
- the menB gene encoding 1,4-dihydroxy-2-naphthoyl-CoA synthase has protein sequence MQNWQTAKTYEDILYHKTDGIAKITINRPHKRNAFRPKTVFELYDAFVDAREDTTIGVVLFTGAGPHTDGKYAFCAGGDQSVRGTAGYVDDEGVPRLNVLDLQRLIRSMPKVVIALVAGYAIGGGHVLHLICDLTIAADNAIFGQTGPKVGSFDGGFGASYLARIVGQKKAREIWFLCRQYTAAQALEMGLVNCVVPVEQLEAEGIQWANEILEKSPIAIRCLKAAFNADCDGQAGLQELAGNATLLYYMTEEGAEGKQAFLEKRKPDFRQYPWLP, from the coding sequence ATGCAAAACTGGCAAACGGCTAAAACCTACGAAGATATCCTTTATCACAAAACTGACGGTATCGCCAAAATTACCATCAATCGTCCGCACAAGCGCAATGCGTTTCGTCCCAAAACTGTGTTTGAACTTTACGATGCTTTTGTCGATGCGCGTGAAGATACGACTATTGGTGTTGTTTTATTTACCGGTGCAGGACCGCATACGGATGGGAAATATGCGTTTTGTGCAGGGGGCGATCAAAGTGTCAGAGGAACTGCCGGATATGTCGATGATGAGGGCGTTCCTCGGTTAAATGTATTAGATTTACAACGTTTAATTCGCTCGATGCCGAAAGTCGTCATTGCGCTTGTCGCTGGGTATGCGATCGGTGGCGGACACGTACTGCATCTGATTTGTGACTTAACGATCGCAGCAGATAATGCGATTTTTGGTCAAACAGGTCCCAAAGTTGGTAGCTTTGATGGTGGATTTGGTGCAAGTTACCTCGCCCGTATCGTTGGGCAAAAAAAAGCGAGAGAGATTTGGTTTCTCTGTCGCCAATACACCGCAGCCCAAGCACTAGAAATGGGTTTAGTTAATTGCGTTGTCCCCGTAGAACAATTAGAAGCCGAAGGAATTCAATGGGCAAACGAAATTTTAGAAAAAAGTCCGATCGCAATTCGCTGTCTCAAAGCAGCATTTAATGCTGATTGTGATGGTCAAGCTGGTTTACAAGAACTTGCCGGAAATGCAACTCTACTCTACTACATGACCGAGGAAGGAGCCGAAGGAAAACAGGCTTTTTTGGAAAAACGCAAACCTGATTTTCGTCAATACCCTTGGCTACCTTAA
- a CDS encoding putative toxin-antitoxin system toxin component, PIN family produces MKVLLDTNIWVSGLLWGGVPGEILKLAQSQQISIVASDALLQELEITLSYVKLQQRISLLGVTVEDLMLLVTQLVEIFPILPLNVPQLRDRDDTSVLATALAGNVYAIITGDRDLLILEEFAGIIILKPQDFLRIVVDKNGE; encoded by the coding sequence ATGAAAGTTCTCCTTGATACCAACATTTGGGTTTCAGGCTTACTCTGGGGAGGAGTACCAGGTGAAATATTAAAACTAGCGCAATCTCAGCAAATTAGTATTGTAGCTTCTGATGCTTTATTACAGGAGCTAGAAATTACATTGAGTTATGTTAAACTTCAACAGCGTATAAGTTTGCTTGGAGTAACTGTAGAAGATTTAATGTTGCTCGTCACACAGTTGGTAGAAATATTTCCTATCTTGCCTTTAAATGTTCCACAATTACGCGATCGCGATGACACATCTGTTCTAGCGACTGCACTTGCAGGTAATGTATATGCTATTATTACAGGCGATCGCGATTTACTAATTCTTGAGGAGTTCGCCGGAATTATAATTTTAAAACCTCAAGATTTTCTACGGATTGTGGTTGATAAAAATGGAGAGTAA
- the menD gene encoding 2-succinyl-5-enolpyruvyl-6-hydroxy-3-cyclohexene-1-carboxylic-acid synthase: protein MVTVVIDWRNTNSVWGSILAETFGRLGLKTAVICPGSRSTPLAIAFAQTHGVEAIPILDERSAAFFALGIARQTGHPVVLVCTSGTAAANFYPAIIEARESRVPLIVLTADRPPELRDCHSGQTIDQVKLYGTYASWYAELALPSLEIEMLAYLRQTLIYAWERSRYPVAGVVHLNIPFRDPLAPIPDTATEILRSQFNPQDFFNTIQLPINASCYNGGHLRNALAPHYPLPIPHPNEWKQGDRGIIIAGLAQPQQPREYCGAIAQLAKTLKFPVLAEALSPVRNYADLNPYLISTYDLIVRNPQLAQQLQPKIVIQIGELPTSKDLRQWLSVTQPQRWIVDPCDRNLDPLHGKTIHLRTTVEQLAQAIEPKAPTAYLQLWCDAEAKVRSECDRTMAEIDHLFEGKAAWLLSQVLPPKTPLFVANSMPVRDMEFFWKPSNSNIRPFFNRGANGIDGTLSTALGVAYRNQSSVLLTGDLALLHDTNGFLINNKFIGHLTIVLINNNGGGIFEMLPISKFEPPFEEFFATPQNIDFAQLCATYNVEHELIQSWEQLQQKLNPLPTTGIRVLELQTDRKADAKWRKDNLGKLATEHL, encoded by the coding sequence GTGGTTACTGTAGTGATTGATTGGCGAAATACAAATTCTGTTTGGGGTTCCATATTAGCAGAGACTTTTGGGCGGCTGGGGTTAAAAACTGCCGTGATTTGTCCAGGTTCGCGTTCTACACCACTCGCGATCGCCTTTGCCCAAACTCATGGAGTCGAAGCCATACCCATTTTAGACGAACGTTCCGCAGCGTTTTTCGCATTGGGAATTGCTCGTCAAACCGGACATCCTGTCGTACTCGTTTGCACGTCTGGAACCGCCGCCGCGAATTTCTACCCTGCAATCATCGAAGCGCGAGAAAGTCGAGTTCCTCTAATTGTCTTAACTGCCGATCGCCCCCCTGAATTACGCGATTGTCATTCAGGACAAACTATCGACCAAGTAAAGTTGTATGGCACATACGCCAGCTGGTACGCCGAATTAGCACTACCCTCGTTAGAAATTGAGATGCTAGCATACCTCCGCCAAACGCTGATTTATGCATGGGAGCGATCGCGCTATCCTGTTGCTGGAGTTGTGCATCTCAACATCCCGTTTCGCGATCCTCTAGCCCCTATTCCCGACACCGCCACCGAAATCCTACGATCGCAATTCAATCCACAAGACTTCTTCAACACCATCCAATTACCAATTAACGCCAGTTGCTACAATGGAGGACACCTCCGCAACGCACTGGCTCCCCATTACCCATTACCAATTCCCCATCCTAACGAGTGGAAACAAGGCGATCGCGGAATCATCATCGCCGGACTTGCGCAACCGCAACAACCACGCGAATATTGTGGTGCGATCGCCCAACTTGCTAAAACGCTCAAATTTCCCGTACTCGCTGAAGCACTTTCCCCAGTCAGAAACTACGCAGATCTCAATCCTTATCTCATTTCTACCTACGATCTCATTGTTCGTAATCCGCAATTAGCACAACAGCTACAACCAAAAATTGTGATTCAAATTGGAGAACTTCCTACAAGTAAAGATCTGCGTCAATGGTTAAGCGTGACGCAACCGCAGCGCTGGATTGTTGACCCTTGCGATCGTAATCTCGATCCACTGCACGGAAAAACGATTCATCTACGCACTACAGTCGAACAGCTAGCGCAAGCTATCGAACCGAAAGCACCAACTGCATATTTACAGTTATGGTGTGATGCGGAAGCTAAAGTAAGGTCAGAGTGCGATCGCACAATGGCAGAAATTGACCATTTATTTGAAGGTAAAGCCGCCTGGTTACTGTCGCAAGTTCTCCCACCAAAAACACCCCTATTCGTTGCCAATAGTATGCCTGTGCGCGACATGGAGTTTTTCTGGAAACCAAGTAATTCTAATATCCGTCCATTTTTCAATCGTGGTGCAAATGGTATTGATGGCACATTGTCAACTGCTTTAGGAGTAGCATATCGCAATCAAAGTAGCGTGTTACTAACAGGCGATTTAGCTTTATTGCACGATACAAATGGTTTTTTAATTAATAATAAGTTTATTGGACATTTAACAATTGTTCTGATTAATAATAATGGCGGTGGAATTTTTGAAATGTTACCTATCTCCAAGTTTGAACCACCGTTTGAAGAGTTTTTTGCCACCCCACAAAATATAGATTTTGCTCAACTATGTGCTACTTACAATGTAGAACACGAATTAATTCAATCTTGGGAACAATTGCAACAAAAATTAAATCCACTTCCTACAACAGGAATTAGAGTGTTGGAATTACAAACTGATAGAAAGGCTGATGCCAAATGGCGAAAAGATAATTTAGGGAAGCTGGCAACAGAACATTTATAA
- the folB gene encoding dihydroneopterin aldolase has protein sequence MDCFHLAGIRCYGYTGYLPEEQVLGQWFEVDLTLWLDLSVAGKSDAIADTLDYRSVINDVQHLVKTSKYALIERLVDAIATSILKADRVQQVQVRLTKLAAPIPDFGGKITVEITRSK, from the coding sequence ATGGACTGTTTTCATTTAGCAGGAATTCGCTGCTACGGTTACACGGGTTATTTGCCCGAAGAACAAGTTTTAGGTCAATGGTTTGAGGTAGACTTGACGCTGTGGTTAGATTTATCCGTAGCAGGTAAGAGCGATGCAATTGCGGATACTCTCGACTACCGTAGCGTGATTAATGACGTACAGCACTTGGTCAAAACCTCTAAGTATGCGTTGATCGAACGCTTGGTAGATGCGATCGCTACATCTATTCTAAAAGCTGATCGCGTGCAGCAAGTCCAAGTCCGCTTAACAAAACTCGCCGCCCCCATTCCTGATTTTGGTGGCAAAATTACTGTTGAAATAACACGCAGCAAGTAA
- a CDS encoding trehalase family glycosidase — MQQSTTQFPSAEQLAAVKTYIKQSWKTLSRSPADILAAAYDPKLERSEDSPWLVYVSAKEDRLKVEQSLQQILSQAEFNKLEVRTLPTDISAIQEHGLLYLPGSYVVPGGRFNEMFGWDSYFILLGLLQDRELELAQSLVNQFVYEIEHYGTILNANRTYFLTRSQPPVLTLMVLALFAHTQNKQWLQSILPAIEKYYTFWATEPHLHPETGLSRFFDSGEGPAPEVISDEKDDAGRTHYDRVLAYYTTRELDGLDAYYNSTSGFSELFYQGDRSMRESGFDCSHRFGLFNLEITQYLPVCLNVLLYQMEQDIAQIYQILGKDSRLWSDRATKRSQTINQLMWDEQAGLYFDYNFVTHQRSQYEFVTTFYPLWARIASPKQAEKVVKNLSKFLAPGGLLTSTLVTGNQWDAPFGWAPLHLIAVQGLSRYHYVAQAEDIAKRFITLVVQEFEKYGAIVEKYDVVKRSANVSDEILFGYSSNEIGFGWTNGVFLELLNFLETK, encoded by the coding sequence ATGCAGCAATCTACTACACAATTTCCCTCGGCTGAACAACTTGCAGCCGTAAAAACATATATTAAACAAAGTTGGAAAACTTTATCGCGATCGCCTGCGGATATTTTAGCAGCAGCTTATGACCCAAAGCTGGAACGTAGTGAAGATTCTCCTTGGTTAGTTTACGTTTCTGCTAAAGAAGACCGCCTAAAAGTAGAACAATCCTTACAACAAATTCTCAGTCAAGCAGAATTTAATAAGTTAGAAGTTAGAACTTTACCCACAGATATTTCAGCAATTCAAGAACACGGATTACTTTACCTTCCAGGTTCCTACGTTGTTCCTGGAGGACGTTTTAATGAAATGTTTGGTTGGGATAGTTATTTTATTTTATTAGGGTTACTGCAAGACCGAGAATTAGAACTTGCCCAAAGCTTAGTCAATCAATTTGTCTACGAAATTGAGCATTATGGTACAATTTTAAATGCTAATCGTACGTATTTTTTAACGCGATCGCAACCGCCAGTACTAACGTTAATGGTACTAGCGTTGTTTGCCCATACACAAAACAAACAATGGTTACAATCGATACTTCCAGCCATTGAAAAGTATTATACTTTTTGGGCAACAGAGCCACATTTACATCCAGAAACAGGACTTTCACGCTTTTTTGACTCTGGCGAAGGACCTGCACCCGAAGTTATCAGCGATGAAAAAGATGACGCGGGAAGAACTCATTATGACCGAGTTTTAGCGTATTATACTACACGCGAACTTGATGGATTAGATGCGTATTACAATTCAACAAGCGGCTTCAGCGAATTATTTTATCAAGGCGATCGCTCAATGCGCGAATCAGGCTTTGATTGTTCGCATCGCTTCGGGTTATTTAATCTCGAAATTACGCAATATTTACCTGTGTGTTTAAACGTTTTGCTGTATCAAATGGAGCAAGACATCGCACAAATCTATCAAATTTTGGGTAAAGATTCAAGACTGTGGAGCGATCGCGCGACAAAACGCAGTCAAACGATCAATCAACTGATGTGGGACGAACAAGCAGGACTTTATTTTGATTACAACTTTGTCACGCATCAACGCAGTCAGTACGAATTTGTCACAACATTCTATCCTTTATGGGCTAGAATAGCTTCACCAAAACAAGCTGAAAAAGTCGTAAAAAACTTATCAAAATTTTTAGCGCCAGGTGGCTTACTTACTAGCACTCTCGTAACAGGAAATCAATGGGATGCGCCGTTTGGTTGGGCACCTTTACATCTCATTGCTGTACAAGGTTTAAGCCGTTATCATTATGTCGCGCAAGCGGAAGACATTGCCAAAAGATTTATCACGTTGGTTGTGCAAGAATTTGAAAAATACGGTGCAATCGTCGAAAAATACGATGTTGTCAAACGTTCGGCCAACGTTTCTGATGAAATTCTATTTGGCTATAGTTCTAACGAAATTGGTTTTGGTTGGACAAACGGAGTATTCTTAGAATTACTAAATTTTTTAGAAACTAAGTAG
- a CDS encoding ABC transporter ATP-binding protein, protein MARLELKNLNKTFSPKVVPVKDVSLTVEDGEFLTLLGPSGCGKSTVLRMIAGLEEPTRGQVRLGGEDITFRRPGDRNMAMVFQSYALYPHMTVAENLASGLKLKNVPRAEIKQRVAEVAQLLGLEELLSRKPGQMSGGQRQRVAVGRALVRQAQVFLLDEPLSNLDALLRERVRADLKQIFANQKAPVVYVTHDQTEAMTLSTKVAVLNNGYVQQLAPPERIYTHPANLFVAGFVGSPQMNLLTLPCRGRYALLGDYQIPLINIPTVPPQIVLGIRPENVRVARPEDEYIIQGRIFLVENLGMHNLISVRVNSSHSEPVTVRALLPTDQVWSNEEITLALPPQNIHWFDVESGDALVGRQMVGTMS, encoded by the coding sequence ATGGCTAGACTCGAACTCAAAAACTTAAATAAAACCTTTTCTCCTAAAGTCGTTCCCGTTAAAGACGTTAGTCTTACTGTTGAAGATGGAGAATTTTTAACTCTGCTTGGTCCTTCCGGTTGTGGTAAATCTACAGTGCTACGGATGATTGCAGGGTTAGAAGAACCAACACGCGGTCAAGTTCGGCTGGGTGGTGAAGATATCACATTTAGACGACCAGGCGATCGCAATATGGCAATGGTATTCCAAAGCTATGCACTGTATCCTCACATGACTGTCGCCGAAAACCTGGCTTCGGGACTCAAACTTAAAAATGTACCGCGCGCAGAAATCAAACAACGTGTTGCTGAAGTTGCGCAACTACTTGGTTTAGAAGAGTTACTCAGCCGCAAACCTGGTCAAATGTCTGGAGGACAACGCCAGCGGGTTGCGGTTGGTCGGGCTTTGGTGCGTCAAGCCCAAGTATTTTTACTCGACGAACCTTTGAGTAACCTCGATGCGTTACTGCGCGAACGTGTCCGCGCAGATCTCAAACAAATCTTTGCTAACCAAAAAGCCCCAGTCGTTTACGTAACGCACGACCAAACCGAGGCGATGACGCTTTCGACGAAAGTTGCGGTACTTAATAATGGCTATGTACAACAGTTAGCACCACCGGAGCGCATTTACACGCACCCTGCTAACTTGTTTGTGGCGGGGTTTGTCGGTAGTCCCCAAATGAATCTTTTGACTTTACCATGTCGCGGACGTTACGCCCTCCTCGGCGATTATCAAATTCCACTGATTAATATTCCGACAGTTCCACCACAAATTGTTTTAGGAATTCGCCCTGAAAATGTCCGCGTTGCTCGTCCAGAAGATGAATATATCATCCAAGGTAGAATATTTTTAGTAGAAAACTTGGGGATGCACAACTTAATCAGTGTTCGTGTTAATAGTTCGCACTCAGAACCAGTGACAGTACGCGCATTGCTACCTACAGACCAAGTTTGGAGTAACGAAGAAATTACGCTTGCTCTACCCCCCCAAAACATTCACTGGTTTGATGTTGAATCAGGGGATGCACTTGTCGGAAGACAAATGGTAGGAACAATGAGTTAG
- a CDS encoding carbohydrate ABC transporter permease, protein MTATPEVVPITPRRTGGAKKIPWRKILTTIAVTLVVIFCLAPVMWQVLTSFKVNEDIAAVPTVYFPTRYTLDHYIELFVRRPFWRYILNSAFVSIVSTALALALGAPASYALARLRPWGGKVILAGILIVTLFPGILLFIGLLEIIQQLGWGNNYLALIVPYTAINLPLTILVLRSFFEQLPKDLEDSARVDGYNTFQMLWQILLPMTLPALVTTGILTFIFAWNEFIFALTFMTREELKTIPVAAAQLGGASVFEIPYGPIAAATVLGTLPLVLLVLFFQRKIVQGLTAGAVKG, encoded by the coding sequence ATGACTGCAACTCCTGAAGTCGTTCCCATTACTCCGAGACGAACCGGCGGCGCAAAAAAGATTCCCTGGCGGAAGATTTTAACAACCATCGCCGTCACACTCGTTGTCATTTTTTGTTTAGCGCCAGTAATGTGGCAAGTTTTAACTTCATTTAAAGTGAATGAAGATATTGCGGCTGTTCCCACAGTGTATTTCCCAACGCGCTATACGTTAGACCACTATATCGAGTTATTTGTCCGCCGCCCATTTTGGCGCTATATCCTTAATAGTGCGTTTGTGTCGATTGTGTCTACCGCACTAGCTTTAGCACTGGGCGCACCAGCTTCTTACGCGCTGGCGCGATTGCGTCCTTGGGGTGGTAAGGTGATTTTGGCAGGAATTCTCATCGTTACCTTATTCCCAGGAATTTTGCTATTTATCGGACTTTTAGAAATTATTCAACAATTAGGATGGGGTAACAACTACCTAGCACTGATTGTTCCCTACACTGCCATCAATTTGCCATTAACGATTTTGGTGCTGCGCAGCTTCTTTGAGCAATTACCAAAAGACTTGGAAGATTCCGCTAGAGTAGACGGCTACAACACGTTTCAAATGTTGTGGCAAATCTTACTTCCGATGACGCTTCCAGCTTTGGTGACAACTGGAATTCTCACCTTTATTTTTGCTTGGAACGAATTCATCTTCGCATTGACCTTCATGACGCGCGAAGAACTCAAAACAATTCCAGTTGCAGCAGCGCAGTTAGGGGGTGCATCAGTGTTTGAAATTCCCTATGGACCGATCGCCGCTGCGACGGTTCTCGGTACGTTACCGCTTGTTTTACTTGTGCTTTTCTTCCAACGCAAGATCGTTCAAGGTCTTACCGCTGGGGCTGTTAAAGGCTAG
- a CDS encoding carbohydrate ABC transporter permease, which translates to MFNTKTIRGREQRTAWILIIPALLMLLFVFGYPIIRAFWLSLFTQNLGTRLQPVFSGFDNYARMAGDGRFWQSFWVTIIFTVSSVILELLLGLAIALILNQKFFGRGLVRTSAIIPWALPTALIGLAWAWIFNDQFGIVNDILLRLGIINTGINWLGDPTLAMFAVIFADVWKTTPFISILLLAGLQSISPDLYEAHSIDGATPWQNFRKITLPLLLPQILIAMLFRFAQAFGVFDLIQVMTGGGPGGATEVVSLYIYSTVMRYLDFGYGSALVVVTFLLLVLAVAIASFLLNKTRARTGTT; encoded by the coding sequence ATGTTTAATACAAAGACAATTCGGGGACGCGAACAACGGACAGCATGGATTTTGATAATACCAGCCTTGCTGATGCTGTTGTTTGTGTTTGGTTATCCTATTATCCGTGCTTTTTGGCTGAGTTTGTTTACGCAAAACTTGGGAACGCGACTGCAACCCGTTTTTTCTGGGTTTGACAACTATGCGCGGATGGCGGGGGATGGTCGTTTTTGGCAAAGCTTCTGGGTAACGATTATCTTTACAGTTTCTTCGGTTATCTTGGAGTTACTTTTAGGATTAGCGATCGCGCTGATTCTCAACCAAAAGTTTTTTGGACGCGGTTTAGTACGAACATCGGCGATTATTCCGTGGGCTTTGCCAACCGCTTTAATTGGTTTAGCTTGGGCGTGGATTTTTAACGACCAATTCGGGATAGTCAACGATATTTTACTGCGGCTAGGAATTATCAATACCGGAATTAACTGGTTAGGAGATCCGACGCTAGCAATGTTTGCGGTCATTTTTGCTGACGTTTGGAAAACGACGCCATTCATCAGTATTTTGCTACTCGCAGGCTTGCAATCGATTTCACCGGATTTATACGAAGCGCACTCGATTGATGGTGCAACACCCTGGCAAAATTTCCGCAAGATTACCTTACCCTTACTGCTACCGCAAATTTTAATTGCGATGCTGTTTCGCTTTGCGCAGGCGTTTGGAGTTTTCGACTTGATTCAGGTCATGACGGGCGGTGGTCCTGGCGGTGCAACCGAAGTGGTATCATTATACATCTATTCAACGGTAATGCGTTACCTCGACTTTGGTTATGGTTCAGCCCTCGTCGTCGTGACATTTTTATTGCTGGTGTTGGCTGTGGCGATCGCCAGTTTCCTTCTCAACAAAACTCGCGCCCGAACTGGTACAACTTAA